The Mucilaginibacter sp. PAMB04168 genome contains the following window.
CCAAAAATCTGAAGCAATAAACGAGGCACTTGCCGATGGATAGAAGAAGCCCACATTATTTGTTCTTAACGGCGTAGCCAAGGTACTGCTCCAATCCTGACGGGCTGTTAAATCCAGATACAGATAGCTTTTCAGGCTAAAAGACACCAGGCCGTAAAAACTGTTAAGGCGGTAACGTGCGGTATCCGGAACCGAAATTAAAGGATTAGCATTATTATCTAATCTATATTCTCCCGGAATTACCAAACCATCAGCCCTGAGCTCAGATTTCTTATATTCATTACGCAACTGGCTACCACCAATCGACGCATTCATTTGGACAGATCTTGATATCTTTTTGTTGTATCTCAACAAGAAATCGGCATTGATTTCATACGATTTAATGTCCTGCACACGGTAAGAGCCTTGGGCAAACTTGTTACCTGCAGCATCCCAGGGGCGCAGTGTTTCGCGCACATCTTTATTGTAATCTATTGAACCACGTAACATCAAGCTCAATTCATTGGTTAGCTTGTAGGTGGCCTGTAAGTTTCCGATAACACCGTTTCTGCCTTGTTTATTGATGTATTGCTCCGAAATGGCGTAAGGACCTTCAGGGTTAGTTGTGGTAATGTTCACAAACTTTCGGCCCTCTTGTCCGGTTGCCCAGTAATTCCTGTACCAATCGGTATTAACGTTGGGTTGAGCAAACATGAACCAGTACATTAACGACTGGTTGCCATAACCGGTAGCTGGCAGGTTATCACTATTGCGGTTGTTGTAAATAGCTTTAAGCTGAATATTTAATCTCTTGGTAACTTCACTGTTTGCCGAGAACGAAATATTAGTACGATTTAAACCAGTATTTGGCACAATCCAGTTATCGTTTCCATGGCTGGCAGAAAACCGCATACCTACCTTTTTCGAGCCACCATCTATGGTTATAGAGTTTAACGTTTCAAATCCTGTTTTAAAAAATGATTTAATCGGATCTTCGTAAGCTACCCATGGCGTTCTGGTCAGGCCTCTTGCTTGAGTTTCCGGATCATATTGAAAATAACTTCGTCCGCCAGTAAAGGGTGCCCCCCAGGTTGAACTGGTGCCACTTGTACTGCCACCATCATTAGTATCTCCATAAGAGTAATAATTTACACCACCTAATCCTGATCCAAAATCACTTTGCCTGTCGGGGCTTTTGTTAACCGACTCCCAGGTGTTGGCAGAAGTAAGGGTGATATTCAGTTTTCTCTTTGCTTTAGCCGATTTGGTGGTGATGATGATGGCACCATTTGCACCCCGTTGGCCATAAAGCGCGGATGCGCCAGGGCCTTTTAACACGGTTACGCTTTCAATATCCTCAGGATTTAAGTCGTTCAAAGCAGAACCGAAGTCGGGAGGCATGATATCACCAGAGGTACCATATACACCGCCCGATGATGCAGCTGTTCTTCGTGAAGAGCTACTTGCCACTACACCGTCAATCACAATAAGCGCCTCATTATCTCCGGTAAGGTTATTCTCTCCCCGTAAAATAATTTTGTTCGATCCGGCAGGGCCGCTGTTTCTTACCAAGTTCAAGCCAGCTACTTTTCCCGATAATGCATCTGTCCAGTTACTGGCCGGAGCGTTTGTAAATGCGCTGCTGTCTACCTGCGAAGCTGAGTAACCTAACGCCCTTTTATCTCTTCTGATGCCCAGTGCGGTAACAACAACCTCGTTTAACTCGCTTGAGCCACGCTTAAGGCGCACAGTAAGCTTCTGCTGGTTATTGTTTAATGTAAACTTTTGCGTTGTGTAGCCTACATAACCAATATTTATTTCGGTACCTACCGGCACCCTAACCGTGAAACTACCGGTAACATTGGTTACAGTAAGTGTTCTTTTTTGATTATCGCTAATAGTAACGCCTATAAGCGGTTCTGAATCATCATTATCAATCACTGTACCGCTCACCATAACGGTGCGTGGCTGCGCTTGCAATGTACCAGCTACAGCCGTTGCAGGAGCAACTGTGGCTGTTGCCGCCGCAATCATTGCCAGCAGGCCAACCAATTGCATAGTATAACCCCGCCGCGGGAATA
Protein-coding sequences here:
- a CDS encoding SusC/RagA family TonB-linked outer membrane protein — its product is MKKTFTYFKSRLSINIVFPRRGYTMQLVGLLAMIAAATATVAPATAVAGTLQAQPRTVMVSGTVIDNDDSEPLIGVTISDNQKRTLTVTNVTGSFTVRVPVGTEINIGYVGYTTQKFTLNNNQQKLTVRLKRGSSELNEVVVTALGIRRDKRALGYSASQVDSSAFTNAPASNWTDALSGKVAGLNLVRNSGPAGSNKIILRGENNLTGDNEALIVIDGVVASSSSRRTAASSGGVYGTSGDIMPPDFGSALNDLNPEDIESVTVLKGPGASALYGQRGANGAIIITTKSAKAKRKLNITLTSANTWESVNKSPDRQSDFGSGLGGVNYYSYGDTNDGGSTSGTSSTWGAPFTGGRSYFQYDPETQARGLTRTPWVAYEDPIKSFFKTGFETLNSITIDGGSKKVGMRFSASHGNDNWIVPNTGLNRTNISFSANSEVTKRLNIQLKAIYNNRNSDNLPATGYGNQSLMYWFMFAQPNVNTDWYRNYWATGQEGRKFVNITTTNPEGPYAISEQYINKQGRNGVIGNLQATYKLTNELSLMLRGSIDYNKDVRETLRPWDAAGNKFAQGSYRVQDIKSYEINADFLLRYNKKISRSVQMNASIGGSQLRNEYKKSELRADGLVIPGEYRLDNNANPLISVPDTARYRLNSFYGLVSFSLKSYLYLDLTARQDWSSTLATPLRTNNVGFFYPSASASFIASDFWHLPKFINYLKLRASLAQVGSGSTVPYRTSYNYTLASNGIYPDSAMTNPGVLPNPNLKPLKTTTTELGTEIHLFNNRLNFDLAVYKGNTKNQILNRVVDRSTGYNVAVFNVGNVQNRGIEISLSGTPIQTKKFSWQLTGTFTANRNKIMELADSSVVLRTGPLGGAAIVASVGGSMGDLYGRDIVRAPDGQILYDAVSGNAKAGDALVYLGNTMPKFRFSFGTTVTYQRFSLSGLFDAQLGAVAHSLTFSRMAALGKLKITVPGRYNGIIGDGVVQNPDGTYRPNDVIASNVESFYNSLYGSDQAEGSIFKTDYLKFREANLSYNFDTKLVRKIGVNKLSLGIYGRNLFIWSPWPAFDPEFGTLSGTDIVQGFETGQLPSTRSYGFRLVVGI